In Ostrea edulis chromosome 4, xbOstEdul1.1, whole genome shotgun sequence, a single window of DNA contains:
- the LOC125671015 gene encoding uncharacterized protein LOC125671015 → MEAKKASATRDLSIVPDLTFGFVEKFVKRDSQSLGEKEISKGYKYFCERYVTNITTHNAVNGCVVKGKCHRSQRKNESPHDIEIVLLDGPCVESSRCSCTIGQSGHCGHVTGLLFTLAHMKSANLKFIPSDVLKTSLPQTWHVPRGEKICGSSAENVIVHGYNAKSSPQQPRGLRSTLYNPINSVVPKISELCSRVSEADQTCLLLTVVNLSGKGDCEYTETKFGKFPKGSPLAVQQKLSPHYVLNILDASEFPLLPAENLMEQQLHIILDEKRTGSFSSIFVSEEECHQIEEMTRLQGESPKWHAIRRERITASVAGDIVKRRAAYEPLTGRLKTTRKVVTESMRHGLSFEAVAADAFVRLLDNNVNIYPCGVVVSPYAPWLAATPDRKVYNPTMNQPYGLLEIKCPVKPLSECNYLTKVGDVWRLKKNHNYFYQVMMQLAVTGLNWCYFFVWLCDENHLEVIEFDEEEWQDMKNKIDSFYFDHFLE, encoded by the exons atggAGGCGAAAAAAGCGTCTGCTACGCGCGATTTAAGTATCGTTCCAGACCTCACGTTCGGCTTCGTTGAGAAATTTGTCAAAAGAGATAGCCAAAGCCTTGGAGAAAAGGAAATATCCAAAGGATATAAATATTTCTGCGAGAGATATGTGACTAACATTACAA cTCACAATGCTGTGAATGGATGTGTAGTGAAGGGGAAATGCCATAGATCCCAGCGCAAGAATGAATCGCCTCATGATATCGAG ATTGTTCTGTTAGATGGACCATGTGTGGAGAGTAGCCGTTGTTCCTGCACGATTGGACAGTCGGGACACTGTGGTCATGTTACTGGTCTCCTATTCACTCTGGCACATATGAAATCTGCAAACCTGAAATTCATTCCATCTGATGTTCTGAAGACTTCCCTTCCCCAGACTTGGCATGTGCCCCGAGGAGAGAAGATTTGTGGAAGTTCAGCTGAAAACGTGATTGTGCATGGATACAATGCCAAGTCATCTCCTCAACAACCTCGTGGATTGAGATCTACTCTGTACAATCCCATCAACTCTGTTGTTCCAAAAATTTCAGAACTGTGTTCTAGAGTCTCTGAAGCTGACCAAACCTGTTTGTTGCTTACAGTTGTGAATTTGAGTGGTAAAGGTGACTGTGAATATACAGAGACAAAATTTGGTAAATTTCCAAAAGGATCCCCATTAGCAGTGCAACAGAAATTGTCACCACATTATGTACTGAATATTTTAGATGCCAGTGAATTTCCTCTTCTCCCCGCTGAAAATCTAATGGAACAACAACTTCATATCATTCTGGATGAGAAAAGAACTGGTAgcttttcttcaatttttgtgtCAGAGGAGGAATGTCATCAAATTGAGGAGATGACACGACTACAAGGAGAGAGTCCGAAGTGGCACGCAATCCGTAGGGAGAGAATTACTGCTTCAGTGGCTGGTGATATTGTAAAGCGGAGAGCAG CCTATGAACCTCTAACTGGAAGACTGAAGACAACAAGAAAAGTTGTTACAGAGAGCATGCGTCATGGGTTGTCATTTGAGGCAGTTGCTGCTGACGCCTTTGTTAGA CTACTAGATAACAACGTCAACATATACCCATGTGGAGTTGTAGTTAGCCCTTATGCTCCATGGCTTGCTGCTACACCTGATCGGAAGGTATACAACCCCACCATGAATCAACCTTACGGCTTGCTTGAGATCAAGTGCCCTGTAAAACCCTTGTCAGAATGCAACTACTTGACTAAAGTTGGAGATGTGTGGAgactgaaaaaaaatcataattacttCTACCAAGTCATGATGCAACTTGCAGTGACTGGTCTAAACTGGTGTTACTTCTTTGTGTGGCTCTGTGATGAAAATCACTTGGAGGTTATCGAGTTTGATGAGGAGGAGTGGCAAGACATGAAAAACAAGATAGATTCATTCTATTTTGATCACTTTCTTGAATAA
- the LOC125671022 gene encoding uncharacterized protein LOC125671022, with protein sequence MSASARGGQGHDKHCCVPLCTGNGRLNPELSFHKIPKASEMRRAWIQAIRRDPGPLFTISEQTVVCSRHFKPSDIKWTPVRTTLKPGSVPSIFHWKADSNTRRPIVKHPIPEKRPKQEFDDERERPDETDSISMSNEDGSPPPDEMQRKIVRIEELEALLQKKDEEIRSIQQKMEIERFGIQRFSNDNSMIQFYTGFTSMAMFSAFFEYVRPTATCMNSYYYKSCDKSNQQITVSKQRSMLLIDELFMFVCRLKCGLMAQDLAVRFNCHVSTVSRKIITWANFLYFILGSMNIWSSKEQIYEKMPQSFKMFYPSTRIIIDCTEIKTERPSSLALGSKCYSTYKSSHTWKGLVGIAPHGALTFVSSLYTGCLSDVEITKLSGLIDLLEEGDSIMADKGFVLNKVLEGTGISVNTPPFLLSQGQFSKQEVEETQIIAKLRIHIERHIRRVKEYHLFDGVIPLSMTGTINQLWTVANMLTLFRGPLVKDWCK encoded by the exons ATGTCAGCGTCAGCACGGGGAGGACAGGGCCACGACAAACACTGTTGTGTACCATTATGCACTGGAAATGGGAGATTAAATCCAGAGTTATCATTTCACAAAATACCAAAAGCATCAGAAATGAGGCGAGCATGGATCCAAGCCATCAGAAGAGATCCCGGTCCTCTTTTTACC ATAAGTGAACAAACCGTAGTTTGCTCTCGCCACTTCAAACCTAGTGATATTAAATGGACACCAGTAAGAACCACATTGAAACCGGGATCTGTACCTTCGATTTTCCATTGGAAGGCAGATTCCAACACTCGACGTCCAATTGTAAAACATCCCATTCCAGAAAAAAGACCAAAGCAGGAGTTTGATGATGAAAGAGAGAGACCCGATGAAACAGATTCTATATCAATGTCAAATGAGGATGG TTCTCCTCCTCCTGATGAAATGCAGAGAAAGATAGTGAGAATCGAAGAATTAGAGGCTTTGTTACAGAAGAAGGATGAAGAAATAAGGAGTATACAACAAAAGATGGAGATAGAACGATTTGGAAtccaacgtttttcaaatgacaattCAATGATACAATTCTACACAGGTTTTACATCAATGGCTATGTTTTCAGCTTTCTTTGAATATGTCAGACCTACTGCAACCTGTATGAACAGCTATTACTATAAATCCTGTGATAAATCCAATCAGCAGATCACAGTCAGCAAACAAAGAAGCATGCTTTTAATTGATGAGTTGTTCATGTTTGTGTGCAGACTAAAATGTGGTCTTATGGCACAAGATTTAGCAGTCAGGTTCAATTGTCATGTGTCAACAGTTAGTCGCAAGATCATAACATGGGCAAactttttgtatttcattttaggCAGCATGAATATTTGGTCTAGTAAGGAacaaatttatgaaaaaatgcCCCAGTCCTTCAAGATGTTTTACCCCTCAACTAGAATCATAATTGACTGTACAGAGATAAAAACCGAGCGCCCATCATCCCTAGCACTAGGATCCAAATGTTATTCAACGTATAAGAGTTCCCACACATGGAAAGGGCTTGTTGGAATTGCTCCTCATGGGGCTCTAACTTTTGTGTCTTCTTTATACACAGGGTGTTTGTCAGATgttgaaattacaaaattatcTGGTCTTATTGATCTTCTAGAAGAAGGCGATTCAATTATGGCAGACAAAGGGTTCGTCTTAAACAAAGTATTAGAAGGGACAGGCATATCTGTCAATACTCCACCATTTCTTCTTAGCCAAGGTCAGTTTTCAAAGCAGGAAGTAGAAGAAACACAAATAATTGCCAAGCTTAGAATACATATTGAACGACATATTCGGAGGGTCAAAGAATACCATCTATTTGATGGTGTCATCCCCTTAAGTATGACAGGTACAATTAATCAGTTATGGACTGTTGCAAACATGTTGACTTTATTTAGAGGTCCTCTTGTTAAAGATTGGTGCAAAtga